In Actinopolymorpha sp. NPDC004070, the genomic window ATGCACAGCGTCTTCTTGTGGGCGGCGCCGTTCGCATTGGCCGCGTTCGCGATCGGCTGGGCGATCAAGGCGGTGCCACTGCGCGGTGGTCCCGGCCAGGTGGGCCCGGCCGGACCGGCGGGACCGGAGGGGGAGCCGATCCCGGCCGACTCACCCAGCTGACACCACGCCCAGGATCACCGAGGCGTCGTCGTGCACCTTGCCGCGTTCTCGCCGCCGCGCCGGTTCCGCGGCGGCGTCGGCGCGCTCGGCCTCCCGGGTGCGGGCGACCCACGCGTCCGGGCCGTCGGCCACGAGGGCGTCCAGCATTCCCCGCCAGTCGCTGGTCCCGAACGTGTCCACCAGCCGGGTCGCGCCGTCGGTGGCCACGGACAGTCGGCGCAGACCGGTCGCGTCGATGGTTCCGGTCAGGGCTTCGTACGCCGGCTCCGGCCGGTCCGCCGCGACCCAGTACCCGCCCGGCCTGTTGCGGTGTGACCGCACCCGCGGCGCGGAGGGAGTCTCGCCCTGGGCGCGCAGGCGCCGTCCCACGTCGCCGGCCCGGTGATCGGTCAGCACTACCGGGTCCTCGTCGCCGAGATCGAGCAGTACGACCGAGTCGGCGAGCACGAGGTAGTCGAGCACGTCGAGGCCGTCGCCGCGAAGCCGGGCCGCCGCCACCGTCGCCGCGGGGCTGTCCGGGTGGGCCAGGTCGCAGGTCCCGGCGTGCAGGTCGCGGGTCGCGACGATCGCCTCGGCCAGACAGTCGGCCAGCGACTCGGCGCCCTGCCCGTCGCCCGGCCCGTCGTCCCGGCCCGCAAGCCGGACGAAGTGGCCGCCGAGCGTCTGCGCGTACCACGCCACGCCGTGCCGGCATCCGGTGTCGGTGCGGACCATCGGGGTCACGCCGTCGAGCACCACCGCGAGCCGCGGGCCCGCGAACAGGAAGTCCTCGTTGTCGAGGTCGGGACTGCCGGGTTCACTCGCGTACATCACCTGCACGGTGCGCTTGGCCGTCACACCTGTGCACACTATCCGGCATGTCGCAGCCACCGACGGGACGTTCGTACCGCCATCTGGTCTCGGTCAAGGGGGTGTGCTTCCAAGGGGACCGCGTCCTGTTGCTGCGCAACGAGCGCGACGAGTGGGAGCTGCCCGGCGGCAAGCTGGAGTACGCCGAGGATCCGGCCGAGTGCGTGGCCCGGGAGGTCGCCGAGGAGAGCGGGTGGGCCGTACGGGTCGGGCCGATGCTGGACGCCTGGCAGTACGCCATCTCCCCCGGCGTCGACGTGCTCATCCTCACCTACGGCTGCCACGTACTCGACTCCACGGCGCCGGTGCGCAGCGACGAGCACCTTGACATCGGGCTGTTCACCGTCGAGGAGGCGGCCGGGCTGCCCATGCCCGCGGGCTACCTGCGTTCGGTCCGCGCCTGGCGACACCTTGACTTCGGAGGTACGCGATGAAGGGGAACACCGCACGCGGCGGACGGCTGAACTTCGACCGGGTGGTGGACGCCTACGACACCGGCCGGCCGAGCATCCCCTCCGAGGTGGTCGACCGTGCCGTCGAGCGCACCGGCCTGCGAGCCGGCGACACCGTGCTGGAGATCGGCGCCGCCACCGGTCAGCTGACGAAGGAGCTACGGGCGCGCGACCTCTCGGTGGTGGCGCTCGAACCCGGGCCGGCGCTGCGGACCCGGCTGGTCCGCCACCTCGACGAGGACACCGGGTTCGTCGTGCGCGGTGAGCTCTTCGAGGACTACCCCGGAGAGGAGGGGCCGTTCGCCGCGATCTGGTCCGCGAACGCCTTCCACTGGGTCGATCCGGCCGTGTCGTACGAGAAGTCGGCGCGGTTGCTCGCACCGGACGGTCACCTGGTGCTGATCTGGACGCACCCGATCCTGCACGACGAGGTGCAGACCGCGATGAACGCCGGCGCCTTCGCCGAGGAGCCGGACTTCGCCTACGACCCGGGACAGTTCGCCGACTACCTCGACCGGGTGGGCGCCGAGGGCCGGGAGGAACTTGCCGCGTCGGGGGTGTTCGAGGAGCCGGAGTACGAGTGGACGGCGCAGGAGTACACGCAGGACGTGGACACCTACGTCGCGTACCTCATGTCGTACGGCCACGTCGCCGCCCGCGAGCAGGACGAACGCGACGCGCTGGCGACCAAGGTACGCACGACGCTCGGCACCCTCGGCGTGGACCAGGTGGAGCTCACCCTGCACTGCTACACCTGCGTGGCGCGACGCCGCTGATCAGTGGTCGAAGTGGTGGCGCCTGCGCTTCTTGGGGTGGAAGTCGGCGCCGCCGAAGATTGCCACGCCCCGGATCACCACGACCGGCGCGTCCGGCGGCGGATCGGTGTCGCCGGTCTTCACCGAGATCCCGCCCATGATCCCGCTGGCCTCGTTGCGGACCACCACGCCCTCGGGGAGGGCGACGTCGACGCCGCCGAACATCGCGAACAGCTCGATCACCACCTCCGGCGCGTCGAACGTGGCGTCGGAGAGGTCGAGGTCGACCCCGCCGAAGACCGCCACCGCGCGGCTGCGCCGGCGCAGCCGCCAGCGGCCCTTCCGCTCCACGCCGCCGAAGATCGCGATCATCTGGTCGACGCTCTCCGAGGCGCCCACCGGGTCGACCACGGGAGCGCTGGCGGACCGGTCAGCCGGCCGCGCCTGCGCCTGCGGCTGGGGCGAGGTCGCGGCGAGGTCGTAGGTGATCGGCTCGAGCTCGCCCATCGTCTTGGCCTCGTAGACGGCGTCGAGGCGCTCGGAGTGCTCCTGGACGTCCAACCGCCCGTCGGCCAGCGCTTCCCCCAGCACCTTGACGATCCGCTCCCGATCGGCGTCGGAGGCACGCAGGTGAGACGCCCCGGAGGGTCGCACTGGTTCAGGCAGGTTTGTCATGGCGGAAGGATAACCGCCGTTGCCGCCGACGTAGCGTGTGAGGAAGGGGCCTCCTCCGCTGCTTCCCGACCGTTGGTGGTCGCGCCGGAGGGCGGTGAAGGACAACATGGACAAACCCACTGTCGACGACCTCCGCGACCGGGTGCACGGCCGCGTGGTCACCCCGGACGACGCCGAGTACGAGCAGGCGCGGCGGGTCTACAACGCGATGATCGATCGCCGGCCGCGGGTGGTCGTCCAGGCCACCAACGCCGGCGACGTGCGGGCCACAGTGGACTTCGCCCGGGACAGCGACGTCGACCTCGCCGTGCGCGGCGGCGGGCACAGCGTGCCGGGGTACGGCACCTGCGACGACGGAGTGGTGCTCGACCTGTCCGGTATGCGTGGCGTACGGGTCGATCCGCGGACCGCCACCGCGCGCGCCGAGGGAGGCGCCACCTGGGGCGACTTCGACTCCGCCACCCACGCGTTCGGGCTGGCCGCACCGGGCGGGATCATCTCCACCACGGGAATCGGCGGGCTCACCCTCGGCGGCGGCATCGGCCACCTCGACCGGTCGCTCGGACTGTCCTGCGACAACCTCCGCAGCGCCGACGTGGTGACCGCGGACGGGCGGTTCCTCCTCGCGAGCCCGGACGACAACGCCGACCTGTTCTGGGCACTTCGAGGTGGCGGCGGCAACTTCGGCGTGGTGACGTCGATGGAGTTCGGACTGCACCCGGTGTGCGACGTCTACGGCGGGCTGGTCTTCTTCGACCTCCGGCACGCCGCCGACGTTCTCCGCTTCTACCGCGACTTCATCGAGACCGCGGACGAACGGCTGTCACTGTTCCCGGCGTTCCAGATCGCCCCGCCGCTGCCGTTCATCCCGGTCGAACGCCACGGCGAACCGCTGGTGGGAGTGGTGACCTGCTGGTCCGGGCCGATGGAGGAGGGCGAGCGGGCCGTCGCGCCGATCCGCGACCTGGCGCCGCCGGTCGCCGAGCACCTCGGCCCGATGCCGTACCCGGCGCTCAACTCGATGTTCGACGCGCTGGTGCCGCCCGGGATGCAGCACTACTGGAAGACGGCCTTCGCCCGCGAGCTCACCGACGAGGCGATCGCGGCGCACTGCGACTTCGGGCCGCGGCTGCCGGCACTCAACTCCACCGTGCACATCTACCCGGTCAACGGTGCCGCCCAGCGCGTCGACGCCGGCGCCACCGCCTTCGCCAACCGGGACATGACGTTCGCGACCGTCGTCGCCGGCATCTGGCCCGACCCGGGCGACAACGAGGCCAACATCGGCTGGGTGCGCGACTACTACCACGCCGTCGCGCCGTACTCGGCGGACACGGGATACGTGAACTTCATGTCCGAGGACGACCAGCCGAAGACCCCCACCAACTACGGGGAGAACTACGACCGGCTGGTCGCGGTGAAGCAGGCGTACGACCCGGGGAACCTCTTCCACCTCAACCAGAACATCGTCCCCCGACAGACGAGAGGGTGAGGACCCGCAGGGCCTGGACCCCGCGGGTCTTCACGTTTCACGCACGACGATCGAGTTCGGAGTTCGGTGCCGGAATCGCGTACGTACTAGTCGATCCGGCGCAGGTAACGGTGCCGGGCGCGCACCTCGTCCAGGAGTTCGTCGGCGCTCAGCGCCAGGTGGTCGAACCTCGGGTCCACCTCGTGCACCCGGGTGGCGTCGACGAGCTCGGCCTCCGGGGGCAGCTGCTCCCGCACCGCGCTCGCCGCCTCGGCCATGGTCGGGGACTCAAGACCCATGCTCTCGACGTACTTGGACGGGTCGTTCTTGCGGGCCGCCCGCAGGGCGCTCGTCTCGCGGAGTACGACCTCCACCTTCGCCAGCGTCTCCCGCGCGTCGGCGAGGACGGCGTAGGCACCCTCGATCCTGGCCTGCATCTCCTGGCGCTCGAGGACGGCGTGGTTCATCTCGGTCTTGGCGTCGGAGATCCTTCCCTGGTTGAGGGAGTATCCCAGCACCGCGCCCAGGGTCGCCGCGACCACCGCGGCCACACCGGCGTACAGGCTCACGAAGTGGTCCCACGAACCTGCCTGGACGGACAGGTACGCGACGAATCCACCGAACCCGACGATCACCAGCAGGCCGAAGAACGCCCGCGGGTCACTCCACGTGAAACCGCCGCGCTCTCGCCTGGCGTCGTCCCTGCTCATGTTTCCCCCCGCGGAAATCGAATCTGTCGGACACTCCGCACGCGGCCCAGGACTTCTGTTACCGACTCATCATCCTAGACACGGCCGTCGCCGGTCCGCTGTCAATCCGGGGTGGACAAAAACAGGAGAGTGGTGCGGAGATCCCTTGTGGGCAAGGGATCTCCGCACCACCCTTTCGAGCAGGCAGCCGTACGCCAGCACTTCAGTACGGCAATGCGTCAAGCAATGCGTCAAGCAATGCGTCAGGCCGGAACGGCGTCGGTCTCCCGGTCCCAGTGCCGGTGCAGGCTCATCGCCTCGGCGAACACCCGGCAGAAGTCCTCCAGCCGGTTCTTGTCCGGCCCGCGGCCCTGGGTGACCACGCCGCGGTCGTTGACCGGCTGGTCGGCGTTGGTGGCCACCATGACCTCACCGATGGGCGCCCGGGACAGAACGTCGATCCCCTCCGCCACCGCACCGACGGTCTTGGCGTGCTTGAACGCCTCGGCGACGAAGTGCAGCGCCTCGCCGTCGCGGGACAGCGCCTGCGCGGCCTCGGCGCCACCGGGCACGATCACCGCGTCGTACAGGACCGACGCCATGGTGTTCAGCCGGCGGTCGGCCTCGACCGTGGAACCGTTCGTCGTGGTGATCTTTCCGTCGCGCAGACCGAGCACCTCCGGCCGCAGACCCATCCCGGAGAGGTTCTCCACCAGGGCGGTCACGTGCACCTCGTCCACGCCGTCGGCAGCGAGCACAGCGACCATCCGGGTGGCGATCGGCGCGCCGGGGCGCACCTGACTCAGTGCCGGGGACGACTGCCCGTGGTTGGGGCGTTCCGCCTTGGCCGGCGGCTCCACCCCGATGCCCTGGGCGACGGCGACCGCGAGCTCGTGGTCGATCCGGTTGAGGTGCTCGACGACTCGTTCGCGGATGTACGTGCGCTCGACCTTGCCCAGCTCGAACTGGTACGCCGCGACGATGTGCTCCTTCTCCGGCGCCGACATGCTGTTCCAGAACAACGTGGGCTGGTTGTAGTACTCCTTGAAGCTCTCGCTCCGCCGGCGGATCTTGTGGCCGTCGACGCGTTCCTGGTAGTGCCGGAACACCTCGCCGTCACCGCCCACGGCCGGGCAGCCGCCGCCGATGGTGTTAGGGGAGTAGCTGGACTGCGTGCGGTAGATCTGGTGCTGGTGGTAGCCGTCCCGGTGGTTGGTGGTGACCGGAGCGACCGGCCGGTTGACCGGGATCTGGGCGAAGTTCGGCCCACCCAGCCGGATCAGCTGCGTGTCGAGGTAGGAGAAGTTGCGCGCCTGCAGCAGCGGGTCGTTGGTGAAGTCGATGCCCGGCACGACGTTCGCGGTGTGGAACGCCACCTGCTCGGTCTCGGCGAAGAAGTTGTCCGGGTTGCGGTCGAGCACCAGCTTGCCGATCCGGCGTACCGGCACCTGCTCCTCGGGGATGATCTTCGTCGGGTCCAGCAGGTCGAAGTCGAACGCGAACTCGTCCTCCTCCGGCACCAACTGCACGCCGAGCTCCCACTCCGGGTAGCGGCCGGACTCGATCGCCTTCCACAGGTCCCGTCGGTTGAAGTCGGGGTCCTTGCCGGCGATCTTCTGCGTCTCGTCCCACACCAGCGAGTGCACGCCGAGCAGCGGCTTCCAGTGGAACTTGACGAAGGTGCCGCGGCCCTCGGCGTCGACGAACCGGAAGGTGTGGACGCCGAAGCCCTCCATCATCCGGAAGCTGCGCGGCAGCGCGCGGTCCGACATCAGCCACATGACCATGTGGAGCGACTCCGGCTGCAGCCCGACGAAGTCCCAGAACGTGTCGTGGGCGGACGCCGCCTGCGGAATCTCGTTGTGGGGTTCGGGTTTGACCGCGTGCACGAAGTCGGGGAACTTGATGCCGTCCTGGATGAAGAACACCGGCATGTTGTTCCCGACCAGGTCGTAGTTGCCCTGCCTGGTGAAGAACTTCGTCGCGAACCCGCGTACGTCGCGCACGGTGTCGGCCGACCCGCGCGAGCCGGCGACGGTGGAGAACCGCACGAAGACGGGAGTACGCCGGCCCGCCTCGGCCAGGAAGTCGGCGACGGTGATGTCGGCCATCGACTCGTACGCCTCGAAGTAGCCGTACGCACCCGCACCGCGCGCGTGCACCACCCGCTCGGGAATCCGCTCGTGGTCGAAGTGGGTGATCTTCTCCCGGAAGTGGAAGTCCTCCAGCAGCGTCGGACCGCGCTCGCCCACGGTCAGGGAGTCGTCGGTGTGGTCGACGCGGACACCCTGGTCGGTGGTCAGGTGCGTGCCCTCGATGTCCACCCGGGACGCCTCGAGCTGCCGGTCCTTGCTGTCGGCGTCCGCGCGGACATGCCCGTCGCCGGATGCCGTCGTCGGGTTGTTCGTGGTCGGGTCGTCCATGCCCAGCCCCCTGGGGTAGTTGCGTTTGTCCTCTGCCCCTACCCGGGTGACGCGCTGGTACTCACGGCCGGCACGGCCGCGTACGGACCCGGATCAGAACGTGCGCTTGCCGCCGCCCGCGTACAACGTCTGCCCGGACAGCCACCGCGCCTGCTCGGAGGCGAGGAACACCGCGATGTCGGCGATGTCCTCGGGTTGCCCGAGCCGGCCGAACGGGCTCATCGCCGCCGCGGTCCCGGCGAGGTCCGGCCCGATCCAGCCGGTCTGCACCGGGCCGGGCGCGACGGTGTTGACGGTGATGCCGGCCGCGGCCATCTCCTGGGCCGCGGATCGGCTGAGGCTTTCCAGGGCGTACTTCGTGGCGCCGTAGGACACCTCGCCCGGGAACTGCGGCGCACCGTCGGTGCCGATGTTGACGATCCGGCCCCAGCCGCCGCCGCGCGCCAGTACGCGGCGGTGGAAGTCGGCCATCAGCAGGGCCGGCGCGCGAGTGTTGAGCGCGTAGTGCCGGTCGAGGTTCGCCGCGTCCAGGACCGGGTGGTCACCGAAGTAGAAGACCGGATCGCGCTGGGGGACGAACGTGTCCGGTACGGAGAGGGCGGCGTTGTTGACGAGGATGTCGACGGGACCGAGGGTGTGCTCCACCTCGCCGAGCAGACCGGCGCTGGCTGCCGGGTCGGTCAGGTCGACGACGAAGATCTCCGCCTCGACTCCTTCCGCGCGTACCTCCGCGAGCACCTGGGAGCCGTCGGACGCGGTCGCCACCGCGTAGGCCCGTGCACCGGGTTCCCAGTCCTCCGCGTACTCGGGCCCTCCCACGGTCGCCGGCTCGACCGGCGGAGGCGGGGTCGGGAGGAACGCGAGCCCGATCGCGACGCCTTCGCGAGCCAGCGCGCGGGCGATCGCGGCGCCGATGCCGAGAGGGCTGTTCGAACCGGTCACCACCGCCACCCGACCGGCCAGGCCGGTGTCGATCATCATCGGACCACGAGGACGTGCTCGCCGCGCGGGACGAGCTCGCCGACCACGGGCGCGCCGGGCACCTCGCCCGCGACCAGTAGACCGCCGGAGGTCTGCGCGTCGGCGAGCAGCAGCGCGTCGTCGGCGGACACCGCGGACAGGTCGGCGTGCGGCGCCACCCAGTCCAGGTTGCGGCGCGTACCGCCGCTGACGTAGCCGTCCCGCAGTGCCTCCCGCGCACCGGGGAGGTACGGGACCGCGGCGGCGTCCACGACCGCGCTCACCCCGCTGGCCCGCGCCAGCTTGTACAGGTGCCCGAGCAGCCCGAACCCGGTGACGTCGGTCGCGCACCGCACCCCTGCCGCCACCGCGGCGCGCGCGGCCTCGGCGTTGAGCGCGGTCATCGAGGCGACCGCCTCCGGAAACACCTCGCCGGTCGCCTTGTGCCGGGAGTTCAGGACGCCGACGCCGAGTGGCTTGGTGAGACTGAGCGGCACACCGGGCCGGCCGGCGTCGTTGCGCATCACCTGGCCGGGGTCGACCAGCCCGGTCACCGCCATGCCGTACTTCGGCTCCGGGTCGTCCACGCTGTGCCCGCCGGCGAGGTGGCAGCCCGCCTGCCGGGCCACGTCGAGGCCGCCGCGCAGCACCTCGGTGGCCAGCTCGAACGGCAGCACCTCGCGCGGCCAGGCCAGCAGGTTGACGGCGACGACCGGCGTACCGCCCATCGCGTAGACGTCGGACAGCGCGTTGGCGGCGGCGATCCGGCCCCAGTCGTAGGAGTCGTCGACGACCGGGGTGAAGAAGTCGGTGGTGAGGACGAGCGCCAGGCCGTCGCGAACGCCGACGACGGCCGCGTCGTCGCCCGCGTCCAGCCCGACCAGCAACTCACCGGGCGGCGTGGGCGCGTCTCCCCCTGCACTTCCGGCAGCCCCGTCCGCCCGCACACCACCTCCGGCGAGCCCCGCGACGATCTGTTCCAGCTCTCCCGGCGGGATCTTGCAGGCACACCCGCCGCCGTGGGCGTACTGCGTCAGCCGGATCGCGGACGCACTCACCTTCGTCTCGGTCATGTCCTCATGCTTCCCGCGCCGGCCGTCACCCGCCACACCGGGTGTCCTCCGAACTACTCCGCCGGCGCGAAGTCGTACTCGATGGCGTAGGTGTGGCTGCCGTCCTCGTGCACGGTGATCGTCACCTCGCCGCGGATTCCGGTGAGGTCGCCGGTCCCCGTGTCGGGGACGACCGTCACCGTCATGGTGCTGCGCTGCTCCTCGCCCTCGCCCTCCATCGTCGCGGCGTGCTGGACGGCGAAGCTGCCGGTACGGCCGTCCAGGGTGCCGGTCATCCGCTCGACCGCGACGTACGCCGCCGAGGTCGTCACCCGCCCGGCGACCGTGAGCAGCCGGGCGGTGCTCGTCCCCGTCAGGCCGCCGCGGAACTCCTTGCCGACGAGGATGCTCGCGATGGTCACACCGCCGTCCTCCTCCTCGGTGGTGGCGTCCCAGCGGGTGATCTCGAAGCTTCCGGTCACGCGGTGTCCCATGGGGTCCCCTCCTCCTGGCCGGGTCCTGTCCGCCCGGCTGCTGACGGGACCACCCTCGCGGACGTACCTGTCAACCGGTGTCAGGAATCTGCGAAAACCTGCCGCCCGGACGACGCGGATCGGACCATGGCGGGGGCACCCACGTGCGACTGTCATGATGTGGCGGTGGTCCGTGGAGGCGTCTCCGGCCTGGTGGCCGGCACGGTCTTCAACACCGATGAGCGGCAGGAGCTGTCGCTGGCGGGTTCGATTCCCGTCCGCCTCCGCCACCACGCCCACGTACCGACCCACGCACCCGCACCCACCCCTCGGCCACACCGACCAGACCTCGGTCCTCCACCCGGAGTGAGAACGCGATGACCGACGCCCGCCGCCGCGTACCCCGTACGGACGCCGTCCTCGCCGACCCGCGGCTGGCCGAGCCGACGCAGCGCCTCGGCCGGACCGCCGTCAAGGCCGCCGTCGTCGCCGCACAGGAACGCGTCCGCGCCGGCCGGGTCGAGCCGGAGGCGCTGGTGGACGCCGTACTCGCCGACCTTCCCGCCTCGGCCACCAGCCTGCGCCGGGTGGTCAACGCGACCGGCGTGATCGTGCACACCAACCTCGGCCGCGCGCCGCTGTCGGCCGCGGCCCGGGAGGCGCTGGACGTCGCCGCCGGGGCCACCGACGTGGAGTACGACCTGACCAGCGGCGCCCGGGCCCGGCGCGGGCGAGGTGCGCTGGACGCGCTCGCCCAGGCTGTGCCCGACGCGGACGGGGTGCACGTCGTCAACAACAATGCCGCCGCCCTGCTGCTGGTCGCACTGACCCTCGCGCAGGACAAGGAGATCGTCCTCAGCCGGGGCGAGTTCGTGGAGATCGGCGACGGCTTCCGGATCCCGGACCTGCTCGCCGCGAGCGGCGCCCGGCTGCGCGAGGTTGGCACGACGAACCGGACCACCCGCGCCGACTACGAGGCGGCGATCGGGCCGCGGACCGGATTCGTGCTCAAGATCCACCCGTCCAACTTCGTGGTGTCCGGCTTCACCGGCAGCGTGGACGTCGCCGACCTCGCCGGCCTGGGCGCGCGCCTCGAGGTGCCGGTCGTGGTCGACATCGGCTCCGGCCTGCTCGCCCCGCACCCGCTGCTGCCCGACGAACCGGACGCCGCGAGCGCCCTGCGCGCGGGCGCGACCCTGGTCACCGCGAGTGGTGACAAGCTGCTCGGCGGCCCGCAGGCCGGACTGCTGTTCGGCGTACGGGAGATGGTGGAGCGGGTCCGGCGGCACCCGGCGGCGCGGGCGATGCGGGTGGACAAGCTCACCCTCGCGGCCTTGGAGGCGACGCTCCGTGGGCCGGTCGCGCCCGTGCGCGCCGCGCTGGACGCCGAGCCGGGCGAGTTGCGCGTGCGGGCGGACAAGCTCGCCGCCGCGCTCGCCGGAGCCGGGATCGACGCCACCGCGGTCGCCTGCCGGTCCGCGGTGGGCGGCGGCGGAGCGCCCGAGGTGGAGCTGGCGAGCTGGGGCGTCGGCGTGCCCGCGGGGTGGGCGGTGCCGCTGCGTACCGGCGACCCGCCCGTGGTCGGCCGGGTGCACGAGGGCCGCTGCGTCCTCGACCTGCGCACCGTTCCACCCGAGGTCGACACGCTGGTCGCGGACGCGGTCGCCCGGGTGGCCGCGCGCTCGGTTCCCGGCTCGTCGCCCGGCTCGTCGCCCGGCTCGTCGCCCGGCTCGTCGTCGTCGGGGACCTGAGGACGGCACCGGATGTACGTCATCGCGACCGCCGGCCACGTCGACCACGGCAAGTCGACGCTGGTCCGCCGCCTCACCGGCATGGAGCCGGACCGCTGGGCCGAGGAGCGCCGCCGCGGGCTGACCATCGATCTGGGCTTCGCCTGGACGCGGCTGCCCGACGGCCGGCCGCTGGCGTTCGTCGACGTGCCCGGGCACGAGCGCTTCGTCCCCAACATGCTCGCGGGCGCCGGGCCGGTGGCGGCCGCGATGTTCGTGGTGGCCGCCGACGAGGGGTGGCGGGCGCAGTCGGCCGAGCACCTCGCCGCGCTGGACGCGCTCGGCGTACGCCACGGGCTGCTCGTCGTCACCCGTGCGGACCTCGCCGACCCCGAGCCCGCCCGGGCGCAGGCGCTGGAACACCTCGCGGACAGCACCCTGGGCGCCGGCGGCATCGGCGGCACCGTCCCCTCGGTCGCGGTCAGCGGCCGCACCGGCGCCGGGCTGGAGGGCCTGCTGGCCGAACTGGTCGCGCTGACCCGCCGGCTGCCCACGCCGGACCCGGACGCCGACGTACGGCTGTGGGTGGACCGCTCGTTCAGCGTGCGTGGCGCCGGCACCGTGGTGACCGGCACGCTGACCGCGGGCACGATCGCGGTCGGCGACGCCCTCGCCGTCGCCGGCTCCACCACCGGGTCCACCACCGGGTCCCGCGAACGCAGGCTGGTCCGGGTCCGCGGCCTGCAGGCACTCGGCGAGGACCTCGCGCGCGTGTCCGGAACCGCCCGGGTCGCGGTCAACCTGCGCGGTGTGGACCGTACGGACCTCGGCCGCGGCGACGCGCTCCTCACCCCGGACGCCTGGCGGGAGACCGAGGTCGTCGACGTGGCGCTCCGGTGCGACGGGGACGAACTGCCGGGATCGCTGGTCCTGCACGTCGGCGCGGCCGCGGTGCCGGCGCGGGTCCGTCCGCTCGGACCGCACGCGGCCCGGCTCACCCTCGCCCGGCCGCTCCCGCTGCGCACCGGCGACCGCGGCCTGCTGCGCGACCCCGGCCGGCACCAGGTCGCCGCGGGGGTACAGGTGCTGGACGCCGCACCGCC contains:
- the selB gene encoding selenocysteine-specific translation elongation factor gives rise to the protein MYVIATAGHVDHGKSTLVRRLTGMEPDRWAEERRRGLTIDLGFAWTRLPDGRPLAFVDVPGHERFVPNMLAGAGPVAAAMFVVAADEGWRAQSAEHLAALDALGVRHGLLVVTRADLADPEPARAQALEHLADSTLGAGGIGGTVPSVAVSGRTGAGLEGLLAELVALTRRLPTPDPDADVRLWVDRSFSVRGAGTVVTGTLTAGTIAVGDALAVAGSTTGSTTGSRERRLVRVRGLQALGEDLARVSGTARVAVNLRGVDRTDLGRGDALLTPDAWRETEVVDVALRCDGDELPGSLVLHVGAAAVPARVRPLGPHAARLTLARPLPLRTGDRGLLRDPGRHQVAAGVQVLDAAPPGLRRRGAARARAESLEPAVREAHGTAAEPSAAAGGTGLAAYVAGLHLRHHGLARRSELRALGLPEVPPGSLDVGAGWCAAEDHWAELVRRAPQELSGWEREQPLAAGMPSDVLRQRLGVPAALLPAVAGAAHLLLRDGQVRRPGTEATLPPAVEKAVRAVEDDLAAEPFAAPEAARLAELCLGTRELAAAVRAGRLLRVTDTVVLLPGAPDQARRTLAALDQPFTLSQARIALGTTRRVAVPLLELLDERGVTERLPDSSRRLVPRASVGEDR
- the selA gene encoding L-seryl-tRNA(Sec) selenium transferase, producing the protein MTDARRRVPRTDAVLADPRLAEPTQRLGRTAVKAAVVAAQERVRAGRVEPEALVDAVLADLPASATSLRRVVNATGVIVHTNLGRAPLSAAAREALDVAAGATDVEYDLTSGARARRGRGALDALAQAVPDADGVHVVNNNAAALLLVALTLAQDKEIVLSRGEFVEIGDGFRIPDLLAASGARLREVGTTNRTTRADYEAAIGPRTGFVLKIHPSNFVVSGFTGSVDVADLAGLGARLEVPVVVDIGSGLLAPHPLLPDEPDAASALRAGATLVTASGDKLLGGPQAGLLFGVREMVERVRRHPAARAMRVDKLTLAALEATLRGPVAPVRAALDAEPGELRVRADKLAAALAGAGIDATAVACRSAVGGGGAPEVELASWGVGVPAGWAVPLRTGDPPVVGRVHEGRCVLDLRTVPPEVDTLVADAVARVAARSVPGSSPGSSPGSSPGSSSSGT